One Terriglobia bacterium genomic window, TGGGGCGCCTCGCTTAGTTCCCGGTTACGGAGGTACAGGATCAAAAGCAGCATCTATGGGGAGGACGTTTCTCCACTCATCCGCGATACAATTCAAGCATCCCATGACAAGCGCTCCCCTGTCATTGGAGCAACCCCTGCCCGCCGAACTGAAAGCGGTTCTCAGCGGCATTGGGGATTAAGGAAGGTTCTGAGTTGATGCGATTGAATCACATGTCTTCCACTCGACTTCTTGGGATTGTGCTGGTGCTGGCCCTGGGGTGCGGCCTGGGTCTGGCGCAGACCCAACCGGGAACCCTGCTGCCGAAACCGGCGACTCTGGCCCAGCCAGCGCCAACAACCAACGCCATGGCCACAGGCCTGGGCGGGGACGATAATCCGCAGGGACCAATCCACGTTTTCCGCAGCCGCTCGGATGAAGTCAACGTGATCTTCACCGTGACCGACAAGCACGGCAAGTTTGTGAAAGACCTGAAGCAGAAACAGTTCACCATCCTGGACAACAACCTGCCCCCGCGGGAAATCAAGACCTTTGAAGCCGAGACCGACCTGCCATTGCGCGTCGGCCTGCTGATTGATGCCAGCAATTCCATTCGCGACAAGTTCCAGTTTGAGCAGAACGCGGCCATCGCCTTCCTGCGCCAGGTGGTCCGTCCGCAGACCGACCGGGCCTTTGTTCTGGCCTTTGACGAAGTCATGGACGTGACCCAGGACTACACCAATGACCTGGACAAACTGGGCAAGGGCGTAAAAGTGATCCGTCCCGGCGGCGGCACCGCCATGTGGGACGCCGTGTACCTTGCTTCGCGCGACAAGCTGATGAAAGAACACGCTGACACAGCGACCGGCACGGTGCGCAAAGCCATCATTCTGGTCTCTGACGGCGACGATAACCAGAGCCGCTTTACCCGCCAGGAAGCTATCGAAATGGCGCAGCGCGCCGGCGTGATCGTCTACGCCATCAGCACCAACCTCAACAACATTCTGGATAGCGGAGACCACAACCTGAAACAACTGGCGGAAGCCACCGGCGGACGGGCGTTCTTTCCTTCCAAGTTGCACGATCTGACCGACTCCTTCCGCGCCATTCAGGAAGAGCTTCGCAGCCAGTATTCGGTTTCCTACAAGCCGGAACACTTTGACGCCAACGGCCAGTTCCGGCCGATCACCATCCTGGCGGAGAACAAGAAGTTCCGCGTCCGGGCAAAAAAGGGCTACTTCGTTCCCCGGCAATAACAGCTTCATGAATTCTTTCAGGCCCGGCGATGAGCCGGGCTTTTTCATTGGACTGCGGAAGACCCTGCTTGCGTCGAAGATTGCCAAAATTGCCAGAATTGCCAAAATCGCCGGAATTGAAAAATGCTTGCCTCTCGGCCATGTCTCAGCTCACGTGATCAAACCCGTCTTTGAACCATGGAGGGACGAAGGTGTCAGAGGAGAATTGGGAAGCCGAAGCTCAGTAACCAGTAGAGGGCAGACGTAGTCGTGGCGATTCTTGGCAATCCTGGCAATTTTGGCAATTCTTTCCATCGCCTCCGTTTCCTCCCTTCCTCCGTGTTTCAAAGATTTTGGGTTTGTGCTCCTGGACTATAATGTTCGTCATCCCATGAGAGTTCTCAGCGCATTTTTCGTTTTCGTTGTCGCGAGCTGCATAGGTCAGGCGCAGCAGCCATCACAATCGCCCTCCGGCGTGGCGGTGTCGGGCGATGGTATCCCCAAGATCGTGGTCCGCACCGACGAAGTCAACGTGATCTTCACCGTGACCGATAAGCACGGCAAATTCGTCAAAGACCTGGGCGCCAGCCAGTTCAGGGTCCTGGACAACAACCTGCCGCCGCGGCAAGTGGTCCACTTTCAGGCCGAAACCGACCTGCCGCTGCGCGTGGGCCTGCTGATTGACGCCAGCAACTCCATCCGCGACCGCTTCCAGTTTGAGCAGCAGGCGGCCACCGAATTTCTGCAGCAGATCATCCGGCCCAAGAGCGACCGCGCCTTTGTGCTGGCCTTTGACGAAATCCCCGACGTCACCCAGGACTTCACCAACGATCTGGACAAGCTCACGCGGGGCATCAAGGTGATCCAGCCGGGCGGCGGCACCGCGCTGTGGGACGCCATCTACGTCGCCTGCCGCGACCACCTGATGAAGCAGCCGGAAACCAGCGTGGTGCGCCGGGCCATCATCCTGGTCTCTGACGGCGATGACAACCAGAGCCGCGTGCTTCGCTCGGAGGCCATTGAGATGGCGCAGAAGGCGGGGGTCATCGTTTATGCCATCAGCACCAACCTCACCGACCCGCACGCCAAGGGCGACGAGAACCTGAAAATGCTGGCCAATGAGACCGGCGGCCGGGCCTTCTTCCCCTTCAAGCTGTCCGACGTGGCCGACGCCTTCCACGACGTCCAGGAAGAACTGCGCAGCCAGTATTCGCTGTCCTATAAGCCGGACCGCTTTGAAGCCAACGGCCAGTTCCGCACCATCCAGATCGTCATGGCGGACAAGAAGCTGCGCGTCCGCGCCAAGAAGGGCTACTACGTGCCGAAGATGTGAGAAAACCGGCTCTTGGTAATTGGCCCTTGGTAGTTGGTAATTGGCTGATGCGAATTGTGTGATGAATAAATAAACGATAAACTGACCGCCCATGCCGATACCGCTTCAATTCTTGTTAGCGATGGGATTGGCGATTCACGCGGCGGCAGCTACCGCACCCTGTTCGCCTGTGCCGGGAGCAGATCAGATATGGTCTAAGGCTTCCGTGCATTGGGTGTTCATCGGCGAGTTGCACGGTTCCAATGAAACTCCCGCTGCTTTTCGTGAACTTGTCTGCGATGCCATTGCGCAGGGAAAGCACGTGACCGTGGCGTTAGAGCGTCCAACCAGCGAGCAGGCCGCTCTGGACAACATTCTCACAG contains:
- a CDS encoding VWA domain-containing protein, giving the protein MRLNHMSSTRLLGIVLVLALGCGLGLAQTQPGTLLPKPATLAQPAPTTNAMATGLGGDDNPQGPIHVFRSRSDEVNVIFTVTDKHGKFVKDLKQKQFTILDNNLPPREIKTFEAETDLPLRVGLLIDASNSIRDKFQFEQNAAIAFLRQVVRPQTDRAFVLAFDEVMDVTQDYTNDLDKLGKGVKVIRPGGGTAMWDAVYLASRDKLMKEHADTATGTVRKAIILVSDGDDNQSRFTRQEAIEMAQRAGVIVYAISTNLNNILDSGDHNLKQLAEATGGRAFFPSKLHDLTDSFRAIQEELRSQYSVSYKPEHFDANGQFRPITILAENKKFRVRAKKGYFVPRQ
- a CDS encoding VWA domain-containing protein, whose protein sequence is MRVLSAFFVFVVASCIGQAQQPSQSPSGVAVSGDGIPKIVVRTDEVNVIFTVTDKHGKFVKDLGASQFRVLDNNLPPRQVVHFQAETDLPLRVGLLIDASNSIRDRFQFEQQAATEFLQQIIRPKSDRAFVLAFDEIPDVTQDFTNDLDKLTRGIKVIQPGGGTALWDAIYVACRDHLMKQPETSVVRRAIILVSDGDDNQSRVLRSEAIEMAQKAGVIVYAISTNLTDPHAKGDENLKMLANETGGRAFFPFKLSDVADAFHDVQEELRSQYSLSYKPDRFEANGQFRTIQIVMADKKLRVRAKKGYYVPKM